Genomic segment of Perognathus longimembris pacificus isolate PPM17 chromosome 11, ASM2315922v1, whole genome shotgun sequence:
ACAACTAGAACCCTGGAGGGAGCACTGGCTATTTAGAGGTAGACTGGGGAGACAGCCAGCCTGGCTCCATGTATCCACCTCACCATATTTCAGCTCTTGGCCTACAATGGCTACTTAGATTCTTTATGCACAGTGCCCCAGAAGGGACTATGAAATGTGATAAGGAATGTGCTAtgaaatataataatttttatagAGTGTTGAGCATAACTTCTGATAAAGAAAGAGCTTTATAGATGTAGTCACATACAAACATCTGTTACATGATCAGGTGCTATTTTAGATCATTAGTGCGCTGCTATAACTAAATGTATATTATAGCCATATCACAGAAAGTCACATAGAGGACTGTCTgtaacagatatgagtctcttcatTCATGACAGTAAGCTCAAtagtaaaaaggaaaagtgagTAGCCCATGTCCACTCTGCtaatggtaaaataaaaattagaatctAATTTCTTGAAGGTTGAAGGTTGTTTCCCTCAAGTGTAACAAGTCTATAGAAATTGAGAATGACCACAGGAACTTAGTTTAGTTTGCTtcgcctgttttgttttttttcccaagcGAGACAAATAGAACCCAattaatttatctttaaaattagaaatttattcttttgtttcactcttgggacttgaattcaggacctggccactgtccctgagcttttgtgctcaaggttgccACTTACCActtgacacagctccacttctggatatttttaaaatttttgtggttaatcggagataagagtctcaaactttcctgcctgggctggctttgaatcatgatcctctgatctctgactcctgagtagccaggattacaagctaCCAGCACCCCAGTGTAGAGCAACATTTTGAAAAAGGTTTCTTTgcacatacaccccccccccaagtacaTGCCCTttgatcttttttctcttctctgttttatCTCGTATCctctttttcttactctcttattttcttactgctttcctttctgctttcctaTCGTCCTTTGGGTCCCTCCAGCCTCAGAATGCCATTGTGTGGAGGCTCTgaaggatggtggtggtggtgtttagtctgacctttctctgcccttgaAAGGTCAGTATTGTCACTTGCATGATTGCAATTCCAGTCCACTGTGAAGCCCTGCAGCttcattctcctccctccctctgccctcgaTAGTGATAGGAGCTTTTCATGAGTGGACCACAGGTAGGAAGGGAGAGAAGTTGCTAGTGAAGGAGCTGTCACTGACTTAGTGAGCTGCTTGCAGTGGAATTTGCTCCACTCTTGGGGCATAAAAACTATGCTCTAATGTTGAAGTCTATTTACTGATGCTGTACCTAAGCTGGAAATCACAGCTTCTAAGGGAATACAAATGAGTCCAGCAGTAAGAAGGTAATCTTGGGGACTGGGTCCTGCCTTTCATTGTAATATACAGACCCAAGTATTCTTTCAGCTAGAGTGAACCTCGAGGAAAACCTCAAAGTTTGGGGGAGGCTGATGTCATTCCAGCCTACACCTTTGCCTGTGTGCCCTCCCCCACTCTTAAAGTCAGTGGCTGATTCTGAAATGTCATCTAGGTGACATCTCTCCACCCCGTCACTTACTAAATTCCCACAGCCAGCTCCCTGAAGATGTTTCCTGACAAGTTGGATCAGGCGATGCTGTGATGATCTGGGACAGGAGGGGCAGACCTAATGGGACGTGAATACCAAGGATGATACATAGAATCTGACAGAAGAAGCTTTTATAGCAACATGCTTGCTCCTAAACTATTGTGTGCTCACAGCTGATCTGAGGTTCCGCAAAGAGGAAGGATAAGGAAGAATGTAGGAAAAGCAGGAGATTTGATTCTTCCAAAGAGAGTTTAGAATCAGAGTTTATGAAACCTTAAAATGCAAATTTAGCATGGTCACCATGATGCACTGGCAAGGATATGAATTAAAGAGCCATGTTGTTGTGGGGAGGCATAAGCATATAGCTTTCCTTGTTTCATTTCTCACCATCATAGTATTCCACATTCCGTACTATGATTATTCCCATTTTTCACATGTGGAAATTGAGGCTTAGGTAGGGTCACTAAATTTCTCACACATATGTCCTGGGCATTATGGTAATGTCTATTTTTCCCACTGTTTGTCAGCGGTGCaagaagaaagacagaggagCCGGGAGCGAGCTGAGAGTGAAGCAGAATGTACCAGTGGTGGCCATGAAGACATGCCTGTGGAGAGGATTCTAGAAGCTGAACTTGCAGTGGAACCAAAGACAGAATCCTATGGTGACATGAACATGGAGAACTCAGTATGTGATCTTCTATCTCCATCCATCTTCCATTTCTTGTTTGGGGctggagatggggggtggggagagtgtTCTTAGAGTCCTAGAATCTGTCTCTCACCAtcatttgttctattttattcagACAAACGACCCTGTTACCAACATATGCCATGCTGCTGATAAGCAACTTTTCACCCTTGTTGAATGGGCCAAGCGCATTCCTCACTTTTCTGACCTCACCTTGGAGGACCAGGTTATTCTGCTCCGGGCAGGTAAGCCATACCAAGGTTCCTTTGTTCTTGGGACTATCCTCTGGGCTGCCATTTTGAAATCACCCTTGCAATTCTACAATAAACTATCAAATGAAGCTGCAACCCACTCAGGCTTGTAGTGTGTTAACAATGATCACTCTCTTTGGAGAGaggtattcttttttattttgtttgtacttTCTTAAGTTTGGATggtcctccccccccaaaaaaaaatctttctttgccATATAAACCATTATTTTGTTCATGGAGGAATGGGATTCTTCCCATGCAAACTTTATAATTTGCATTGAATTTTCAAaggcttttaaatatttttcattgaaGATAATTTGAATCAGGGTCTTGTTGTCATaataaatttggcaaatggagaGAGTTCCATCTCACAGGTAAGATAAGGAAGTCAGAGGCTTGCTCAGATTTACCCTATAGGGATTTCGAGATCTCTTCTATTTTAAGATTGTATGTGCTACATTCTCTCTTGCCTCCTATTTTTGGGTGACTCTGCAGTCTGTTGACATCTGCTATATCTCTTCTCCATCACAGAGCCATTGGGAAAATTTTTACGAATATTGGCTGAGTGTTGGGAACCAGTTCACTCACTCATTCCCATTAGCTAATGGGTCAACTGCATATCGACTGAAAGCTGTTTACCATGCTGGGCCTTACTAGATAaaaccaaagaaagagaactaggtTATCAGGTCCTGGGGATAGAACTTCAAGGAGTGCTTACTTTATCCACCTGGGCAGCTAACATAGTAACTATTAGCTGGCAAAGATTCAATCTCTGTTGACTGGTGGGAAAACAAAGTCCTTGTCCTCGAGCTGTCATTCCGGTCTACATCAGACCCCTGGGGGATGGATAGAACCACAAAGTCAGGCTTCTTCTTTGTTTCCGTGTTTTCTTGAGCTAAGGTCTCAACCACCTTAGATTTCCAATTCTGCTTTATTCCATGAGATAACAAACATACATTGGATGGAGATTAATGAAACGTGAATGAGGTGAGTGGTTTCCCCCAAGGCCTGCTCTCTCTGCTCACAGGATGGAATGAACTGCTGATTGCCTCCTTCTCCCACCGCTCGGTCTCCGTGCAGGATGGCATCCTGCTGGCCACGGGTCTCCATGTCCATCGAAGCAGTGCTCACAGTGCTGGAGTGGGCTCTATCTTTGACAGGTGTCTCCCTTAtgctttcagtgtgtgtgtgtgtgtgtgtgtgtgtgtgtgtgtgtgtgtgtgtgtgtgtgtgtgtgtattcatgtatTCATGTGTGGGCATGTACCTGTGAGTAGGACTGGAATGGAGGACAGGCAGCCTCAACAGGTGCATATGTCTATGTACAGACCCTTAAGCACATGAAACATACActtgaggaagaagagagggattaaaagaaagaatgagattacTGTATAATGGATACAGTCAGAGGCTAGTATTGGCAATGGGAAAATGGAAAAGCCTGTTTACTCCTACAAATTTCCAAAGAGGAGACTGGATGACTGGCATTCTCTAGTAAgctggggatgggggaatgaaatGCTTGTCTTGGGGGATAAGGATAGGAAAAGGGTTCCGCATGTGTCTTCAAGAGGTTGAGTAAGGTAGGCTGAGGTTTATAGTGGTGTCTGTAAAGCCCTGGGGGAGGCCTACAGCAGGACAAGACCCCTGTCAATCAAACAGGGATGCCTGGACACAGGGTCCATGCTTTCAGTGATGCCAAAGGATTAGTGGTTTGGAGGTGAGAAAATGGAAAGCTGAGAACATTTAAAACAGTTTCTCtgtccagtgcccaggcctcaggacCCCTTTCCTCTTCCATCATCAGTGGTCTTTTGGGGGTCACATTCATGACCATGTAAAGGGTGTCTACTTCCCTGTTTTTTCTCACACCAATTGCCAACATCGTCTATTGAACCTGCCCTTTCGCTGAACATTGCTCCACTGTGGTTCTACTAGACTTTCAGTGTGCTAGCCTTACATTGTCCACTGCATTTCTCATTTCCATGTCTTCCAAGATTACATTTTGTCTCCTGCTTTCAGTGCATGGCTTCCTCCTTACTGTGCCCTTGAACTTGACTCATGGCAGTTCTTTCACTGGCTTTGCTCTGGTCTCTGTACCTGTTTCTTTAGTCAAACTGCAAGCTCCTCGAGGTGGAGGGCTGCATCTTATTCCTGTGTGCACCCCTTACACTGGAAGCACCATCTGGAAAGTGGGGTGGTCCCATAACAAGTGTCGGGGAGAATTCATTTTATGGTCCATTTCCTGGAATGTACTCTTCTCTCACTACCGGTTCTTGTTTCTTGCAAACAGAGTTCTAACTGAACTGGTTTCCAAAATGAAAGACATGCAGATGGATAAGTCGGAGCTGGGCTGCCTGCGAGCCATCGTGCTGTTTAACCCAGGTGATTTTGTTTAATCCCAGTGGCAGTTTATCTCTCCTCCAAAATTGGCCTCCAGGGTTCTGACTTTCTTTTTGGCTATTTTGCTTGGCTGATGGATatagagagagcaagaaagatcAGAAATCCAGAAGAGACAGCTCCTTATTTTTGGTGTcgctggggtttgaaatcagagcctcacatttgcgaggcaaatgctctaccactggagccacactacCAGCCCCAAGTGTTAACATGTAGTGGCCTTTACTCCAGAAATGGTCTTGAAATGTGTCGGAGCTGAGCATGAAGTATGAATGGCTGGAGGAAGCTGGGGAAGAAGAGAAACGATAGCACCATGGTAGTGAAGGAGGTGGTAAGAAGTGGTCAGATGCTGGGTATATTTCTAGGCAAAGCCACAGGGATCTGCTAATGGATCTGTTAATGGATGTAGGCTGTGAAAGAAAGGCAGGGGTCAAACATAACTCAGTATTGTTTCATTTTCCTGAACCACTGGGCAAATGGAGTTCTCATTTACTGAGATTGGGAAAACTCCAGGGAGAGCAAGTTCTGACAGTGGGTGAGTGAATCATGATACTGTGTTTGGACGAAACTCAGAGATGGTAGATACACAGCCAGTAGATACATAACAAGCAGTGGGGACTTCACAGGAGAAACCAGGACTGGAGATGTGAGAGCTGTAGCCTCTGCCTGGCATAGAAGTTCATAAGCCAGGGGTAGGGTTACCTGAGGGGAAAGTAGGAATGGCAGAGAAGAGGGCAGGGACTGAACCCAGACCATGCTCACTCTTGAAGTCAGAGAGACAAGTAAAAGTTGCAAAGGAGCTTGAGAGGGGGGATGGTCTTCAGTAGACAGGGGAGAGCAGAGAGGGACATCTTAGAGGCTCAGGGGAAAATGGATTTCAAGAAGGGAAAGCGATCAGCTTCAGATGCTATGATCAGAAAGATGAGTCTTCAGAATGAGAGAGTCAGGTGTACCCATACTGCATCTTGGGAAGGAAGTTGTTAAGTCCTTGATGCAGGGCATGTGTGGATTTAGTTTTCATGCCCATCTCATCACACAGGAGGCACTGAGGAAATGTGTGAAATTAATACTTCTAGAACAGccccaataaaataaaactctccTATTTGGAGACAGTGGCAGGTACACTTGCctattaacaataaaaaagcatTACTCCAAAAGTTGACTTGGGTAAAGGGTAGCCAGCAGGTAAAGGGCAGGACACACATGGCCAGCTTTATTTCACAATTGTCCCCAGTCAGATCTCTCCTAACTCTATGTTGGGGACATTCATGGAGGAGGACCCACTGATGTGCCAACCAGAGACTAAATCTTTTTCAGATGCCAAGGGTCTATCCAACCCTTCGGAAGTGGAGACACTGCGGGAGAAGGTTTATGCCACCCTGGAGGCCTACACCAAGCAGAAGTATCCAGAACAACCAGGCAGGTGAGAGAGTTCTGTGGGGATGGTAGTAACAGTTATAACGACTCATCCCTATTACTGAGCCTACCTTGCAACAGGCACTGTTTAGATGTTTCTAGATGTTGCTTAGATCTTTATAAACAAGccagtaagccaggcactggtggctcatgtctaaaatcctaaccaactcaggaggctgagatctgaggatcgaggttccaagccagcctaggcagaaaagtgtgtgagacttttatctccaagaagccagaagtagaggtggggctcaagtggtaaagcaccagcattgagcaaagaagtcaagccccagagtataaggccctgagttcaagccccactactggtaaGCACATATCACACACCacacctccccacacccccactcccccaacacacacacactatcaatAGTACTAGCTCCATGAGGTGGCTGGAGATCTTTTCAGTACTCCAGCATAAGCAGTGGCCAACAAAGAGTCCAATAACCCCTGAATCTGTGGGCTTACATTCCAGGATCCTCCCGAATCTGCAGGCTCATTTTCAGTTAGTTGTTTCTGTTACCAGCAGTCAAACACAGTCTGAAAACATTAAatagaaagttccagaaataaataattcatcaGTCTTAAATGACTTTGAATTACACTAATTGTTGCAATTAAAAAATGCTTATTGCTGCTATTAATCTCTCACTATGTCTAATTCATAAATTAAActtaaccatatatatatatgaaaacgtACATATGAGTTTTTCAGGAGGGGTACAGTCATCTTGGAATGTATTTTCCAGTGGGGAGGGGTGTCTATAGTATACAATTCTAAATATTAGGCAAACCAATGGTCAATGTGGGAGTCATTTGCCA
This window contains:
- the Rxrg gene encoding retinoic acid receptor RXR-gamma isoform X3, with translation MNYPSTSPGSLVKHICAICGDRSSGKHYGVYSCEGCKGFFKRTIRKDLIYTCRDNKDCLIDKRQRNRCQYCRYQKCLVMGMKREAVQEERQRSRERAESEAECTSGGHEDMPVERILEAELAVEPKTESYGDMNMENSTNDPVTNICHAADKQLFTLVEWAKRIPHFSDLTLEDQVILLRAGWNELLIASFSHRSVSVQDGILLATGLHVHRSSAHSAGVGSIFDRVLTELVSKMKDMQMDKSELGCLRAIVLFNPDAKGLSNPSEVETLREKVYATLEAYTKQKYPEQPGRFAKLLLRLPALRSIGLKCLEHLFFFKLIGDTPIDTFLMEMLETPLQIT
- the Rxrg gene encoding retinoic acid receptor RXR-gamma isoform X2 gives rise to the protein MYGNYPHFMKFPAGFGGTPGHTGSTSMSPSAALSTGKPMDGHPSYTDTPVSAPRTLSAVGTPLNALGSPYRVITSAMGPPSGALAASPGINLVAPPSSQLNVVNSVSSSEDIKPLPGLPGLGNMNYPSTSPGSLVKHICAICGDRSSAVQEERQRSRERAESEAECTSGGHEDMPVERILEAELAVEPKTESYGDMNMENSTNDPVTNICHAADKQLFTLVEWAKRIPHFSDLTLEDQVILLRAGWNELLIASFSHRSVSVQDGILLATGLHVHRSSAHSAGVGSIFDRVLTELVSKMKDMQMDKSELGCLRAIVLFNPDAKGLSNPSEVETLREKVYATLEAYTKQKYPEQPGRFAKLLLRLPALRSIGLKCLEHLFFFKLIGDTPIDTFLMEMLETPLQIT